CTCGCCGGGTACTCGACGATCTGGCTCGCGCGGGCCGTCGGCGAGCAGGGGCACGTGGTGACGCTCGAGCTGGAGGAGCGCAACGCGGCCGTCGCGCGGCAGAACCTGGTGCGTGCGGGGGTGGCCGAGCGCGTCGAGGTGCGGGTCGGGCCGGCGGCCGACTCCGGCCGGGCGCTCGTCGAGGCCGGCGTGGAGCCGTTCGACCTGGTGTTCATCGACGCCGACAAGCCGAGCAACCCGCTGTACCTCGCCGCCGCGCTCGAGCTCACCCGCCCGGGCGCGGTCATCGTCGTCGACAACGTGGTGCGCGGCGGCGCCGTGCTCGACGCCGACTCCGACGACCCCCGCGTGCAGGGGGTGCGCGCCGTCGTCGACGCCATCGCCGCGAACGACGGCCTGGAGGCCACCACGTTGCAGACCGTGGGCGGCAAGGGCTGGGACGGGATGATCGTCGCCCGACGGCGCTGACCGGCCTGACGCCGCGCCCCGGACCTGCGAGGATGCCGGGATGCACCTCGACGTCGACGGAACCCGCATCGCCTACCACCTGCGCGGCACCGAGGGTGCGCCCGTGCTGGTGCTGTTGCACGGCATGGGCGCGGCCAGCGACGCGTCCTCGTGGGCGCCCGTGGCCGAAGACCTCGCACGTGACCACCGGCTGGTGGTGCCCGACCTGCGCGGGCACGGGGACAGCGGGCGTCCCGGCACCTACACGCTCGCCGAGATGGCCGACGACGTCGCTGCCCTCCTCGACCGGCTCGGCGTCGAGCGAGCCACCGTCGTCGGGCACTCCATGGGCGGGCTCGTGGCGATCGCGTTGACGCTCGCGCGGCCCGACCTCGTCGAGGCGCTCGTGGTCGAGGACTCGCCCCCGCCACGCCCGGGTGACTGGCCGCCTGTCGACGTCACGCCGCCGCAGCGCCCCGGCGGGCCTGTGTCCTACGACGACGAGGTGCGGCCCGCGATCCTGCGCGAGCTCGACCGGCGCGACCCGTCCTGGGCGCGGCGTCTCGGCGAGATCACGGTGCCGACGCTGGTGGTCGGGGGAGCGCGCAGCGACATCGACCAGGAGGCGCTCGCCCGGATGGCGCGGCGTTTCGCGGCCGGCCGCATGGAGACCATCGATGCCGGGCACACCATCCACGGCGAGGCCCCGGACCAGTTCCTCGCGCTGCTGCGCGGCTGGCTGCCACGCTGACTCGTCAGGCGGCGCTGGGCAGTCAGGTGGGGGCAGTCAGGTGGCGTGGGCGACCGGCTGGCGCAGGATCGTGCGCAGCTTCTCGGGGGCGGTGCGGCGCGGGTCGCCGAGGTAGACCTCGTGATGCTTCCCGGTGGGGTGCAGCCCGTGCGACGGGATCACGTCGTCGTGCATCCGGGCGAGGACCGGGCCCTCGGCGTCGTACGGGCCGACGTGGAGCGTCTGGACGCACAGGCCCTCGTCGAGCGGTTCGAGCCGCAGCAGGTCCAGGGCCGGTGCGCCGCCCTTGCGCCCGACCGCGGCGACGGCCGCGGCCACGTGGTCGGCGCCGATCCACTCGGGGGTCAGGATCATCGCCGTCCAGTCCCACCGGGACTTGTCGCGCGCGACGGTGAAGGCGACCAGGTCGTCGGCCCACCACAGCGCTTCGAGCGGCATGACGACGTAGTCGCGGCCGAGCTCGTTCTTGCTGAGGAACTTGCACGCGTACGCGACGGGGTACAGCGTGCTCAGCGCGGCCGCGTAGGCGGGCGACGTGTCGGGGTCGCCGTGGCCGTCGATCGCCAGGAACTGCGCGGGCGCCACCGTCACGACGTCGAACCGGCCCTGGCGGGCCGAGTACGTGGGGATCTCCCTCTTGAGGTCGACCTTCATCTCACCTCCGGGCGCGGTGCTCGCGCGCTCACCTCAGCGCTCGCGACGACGGTACCGCGGCGAGGCGGCGGGCCGAGAGGCCCGGCGCCCCGCTCGCTTTCGGACGGCGGGGGTCAGGTGCGGCGCGTCAGCGCGCGACCCGCGCCGAACAGCGCGATCGCCGTCCAGGCCGCGAGCACGAGCACGGAGCGGGCCGGCATCGTGAACGCGTCGCTCATCAGCGTGGCGCGCATGAGGTCGGCCATGGGTTCGAGCGGCAGCCAGTCGTGCGCGGTCGCGAGCCAGCCGGGCATGCGCTCCGCGGGGAACGAGATCGGCGAGAACAGCAGCACCAGGAAGACCAGCACCTGGGTCAGGAGCTGGGCGACCTGCGGGGGCAGCACGGTGGCCATCGAGTAGCCCACCGTCGCCGCGATCAGGGAGACCAGGGGAGCGGCCACGACGATCCACGCCGAGATCGACAGGTCCACGTCGAACCGCCACGCACCGGCGACCACGCCCAGCACGGTGCCGGGCAGCGCGACGAGGGACCAGACGAGCAGGTCGGCCGCGAGAAACACCCAGCGTGGCACCGGCAGGGTGCGCATCCACGCGTACGAGCCCTCGGTGCGCGCCTGCGCCACCTGCTGGGGCGCCATGACCAGCCCGACCATGACGAGCGTGACGGTCGCGGCACCGGTGGCCAGGTAGGCGGCCGCCGCGGGCGGCGGGTCGCCGACCAGGAGGCCGTACCCGAACACCGTGGTGACGGACAGCAGCACCTGGACGACGACGAGCAGCGGCAGCCAGGTGGCCAGTCGGCGGGCCTGCCACTGGGCGATGAGCCCGAGCTGCCGCAGCGTCGTAGCGCCGCCGGCCCGGTCGGTGGAGGTGGGGACGGCGAGGGCGGTCATGGTGGTCCCGTCGGTGAGGGCGTGCGTGGGAGTGGTGCGGGCGTCGGTCATGCGGCGGCCCGCCGGACGTCGGCGTCGGGCTGCTCGTGCCCGACGAGGCCGATGTAGACGTCCTCGAGAGTCCGACCGGCATGGGCCGCGACGAGCGCGGCCGGGGTGCCGTGCGCGACGACGCGGCCGGCGTCGAGCAGCACGACGTCGTCGACGACGTGCTCGGCCTCGTGGATGTTGTGCGTGACGAGCAGGATGCCGGCGCCGGAGTCGGCGATGCGCCGGATCTCGGCCCACAGGAGGCGGCGGCGCACGGGGTCGACGTCGTTGGTGGGCTCGTCGAGCACCACCAGGCGGCCCGGTGCCACGGCCGCCATGGCGAACGCGGTGAGGCGTGCGACGCCGCCCGAGACCTTCTCGGCGGACCGGTCCGCCCACGCGGTGAGCTCGTACCGAACGGTATGAACCGAACAGTACGGATGCGACGGTACACCGGACGTCGGCCTGACGCATACCGATCGGTTTGTCTCGTCGGATCGGCTGGCATACCGAGCGGGATGTAGCCTGGAGTGATGACCGACACCGAGGACCTCCGCGCCGCGTCCCGCGCGCTCAAGGACGCCATCTCCGGCCTGAGCCGCGCGCTGGGGCAAGGGCTCGCCGACGTCGGCGCCGACGTCGGGCGGGAGGTCGCTGCGGAGCTGAGCGATGCCGCGCGCGAGCTGCAGGCGGAGCTGTCCGGTGCGGCGGCAGCGACGGCCGAGCGCGGGGCACGCCGCAGCGCGAAGGCCGAGCAGACGCGCGCCGACCTGCTGGCCGCGGCCGCGAAGATGTTCGCCGAGCACGGGTACGAGGCCGCCTCCGTGGCCGACCTCGCCAAGGCGGCCGGCTACACCAAGGGCGCCCTGTACGCGCACTTCGGCTCGAAGGAGGACCTGTTCTTCGCCCTCGTCGACGAGGGCGACGTCGCCGGGGACTCGATCGTCCACGACGAGCTCACCGACATCCTGCTGTCGCTCGAGGCGTACCTCTACGCCCTGCGCCACCCGCAGGCGCGCCCGAGGTTCCAGCCCATCGCCGAGCAACAGCTGAGGAACCACGCCCGTCGCATCCACGCTGCCCGCACCGGAGACGACGGAGAGCCGACGCGCGAGGACATCGAGACGGCGATGGGCCACGCCGCCCTGTGGGCGATGGGCGGCGTCATGGCGCAGATCCTCCCGGACGGCTGGGACGCTCCCGGCGCGTTCCGCCGCCTCGGCGACCGTCTCGGTGGTGGGGCGCCGGGCTGACCGGCGGTCCCGTGGGCTCCGGGCGTTCCGGGGCGGCGTAGCGCCCCGGCCGGTCAGTCCTCGGCTCGCTCGCCGACGCGGACGAGGCCGGTCTCGTACGCGAGCACGGCGATCTGCACGCGATCACGCAGCCCGAGCTTCGTGAGCAGCCGGGAGACGTACGTCTTGACCGTGGCCTCGCTGAGGAACAGGCGCGCGGCGATCTGCGCGTTGGACAGCCCGCGCGCGACGTTGCGCGCCACCTCCCGCTCACGATCCGTGAGCGCGGCAATCGCCGGCGGCAGGGCGACCCCGGCGGGAGGTCGCGCGACGTACTGGTCGAGCATGCGCGTCAGGACCGCGGGCGAGAGCATCGCCTCCCCGTCGGCGACCGCGCGCACCGCGGTGACCAGCCCTCGGGGCGAGACGTCCTTGAGCAGATAGCCGGAGGCGCCCGCACGGATCGCCCCGTAGACGTACTCGTCGAGGTCGAACGTGGTCAGCACGATGACGCGCACGGCGGTGCCCGCCCGGGCAAGGATGCGGCGGGTCGCCTCGATGCCGTCGAGGTGCGGCATCCGCACGTCCATGAGGACGACGTCGGGGCGCAGTGCGGCGACCTGCTCGACGGCCTGCGCGCCGTCGGCGGCCTCCCCGAGCACCTCGATGCCGGCCCGCTCCAGGATCAGCCGGAAGCCGGCGCGCACGAGGTCCTGGTCGTCGACGACGAGGACGCTGACCTCGCGGCCGTCACGGTCGAGCCCGCCAGGGCCTGATGGGTACACGTCGGCGCCGCTCACGTGGCCGCCCACGGCAGGACGGCGTGCACCGCGAACCCGTCGGGCGTGCGGCGCGCGTCCAGCCGCCCGCCGTACACGCCGGCGCGTTCACGCATCCCGATGATCCCGTGCCCCGGCTCGAGCACCTGCTCTGCGGTCCGGCGCCCGTCGTCGATCACCGCCACCGTGATGGCGTCGCTCCCGCACTCGACCCGCACGGTCGCGGCCGTGGCGTCTGCGTGCTTGCGCACGTTCGTCAGCGACTCCTGCGCGATGCGGTACACGGCGAGCGCCAGCCCGGGCGGGACGGCCTCGACGTCGCCGGTCACGGCAAGGTCGACGGCGATCCCGGCCGCGCGGACCTCCTCGACGAGCCCGTGCAGGCCGGCGATCCCTGGCTGCGGATCGAGCCCCGCCGCGTCGTCGGGCGCACGCAGGATCGACACGACGCGCCGCACCTCGTCGAGGGACTCGGTGCCCGTCGCCCGGATCGACTCCAGGGCCCGCCGGGCGAAGGCCGGGTCGTCCTCGACGACCTCGGCGGCCGCTCCCGCCTGGACGACCATCATGCTCACGGAGTGGGCGAGGACGTCGTGCAGCTCGCGGGCGATCCGCGCGCGTTCGTCGGCGATCGCAGCGATCGTGCGCTCGCGGCTCCGTGCTTCGGCCTCGCTGGCGCGCACGGCCGCGGCGATCGCCCGGTCCTCGGAGGTGCGCAGCCCCCAGCCGACGGCGAACGCCACCGCCAGGACCGTCCAGTGGAAGACGATCTCGTCGAAGCTCTGTAGCACCGGCATGGACAGGTCCGCGAACACCAGGGTGAGGGCGGCGGACGCCGCGCCGGACCACGCGACCCGCGGTGCTCCGTGCCGTGCGAGCGAGTACAGCGCCACCATGAAGGGCACGATCTGCCCGAAGAAGAGCGCGTGCAGCTCGCCGAGCGTCGCGACGCCCAGTGCCAGCCATACGACGAAGACGCCGATCGAGGCGGCGGGCCGCAGCCTTCGCTGCGACAGGAGCGCCGCGGCGGCCACGATGCCGACCGTGCTCACGACGGGCGACCCGACGCCGAAGACGGACTCGAACGGCACCCAGGTCTCGGCCAGGCCGAGGCCGCCGACGACCGCAGCGAGGGCGGCATCCTGCAGTGCGTGCCCGCGGCGGCGATCCATGCGCCCGACGCTACCGATCGTGCCCCGCTCGGCGCGTCATCCCGGAGTAGACACGCGAGTCAACTCTCGTCGCTCCGCCAACGACCGGCGGCTCGGCACTCACGCCTGGAGCAGGATCCGGCGGGCAGGGCGCCGCTCCTAGCGTCGACACCGACCCGGCCAGAGCGACCGGGTGACCGACCTCAGGAGCACCATGTCTCTCGTCGCCTCGTTCCACCGTCTGACCACCGCGATCTGCCTCGTGCTGTGGGCCGTGCTCGCCGCCGTCTTCGTCGTCACGGTGCCGGCTGCCGACTACACGTCCCCGGACCACCTCGCCGCCATCGCCGCGGCCGGCACCGCGGCCACCATCTCGGCGTACGCCTTCCTCGGCGCGCAGGCCGCGCTCACCGTCGGTCTCGTGGGCGTCGCGCAGCTGCTGCGCCATCGTGCCCCCGTGCTGGGTCTGGTCGCCGTCGCGCTCTTGATCGTCGGGGCGTTCACCCACGCGATGAACGTCGGGATCATGTTCACCACGAACGCCGCGGCGTCGACGCCGGCCGCGCAGACGGAGTCGTTCGCGGAGGGGTTCGCGGCAGCTCTCGCGGCGACGTACGACGGACCCATGCTGCCCCTCGTGGCGCTCGGCATGCTCGGACTCGTCCTGGGCACCGTGCTGCTGGCCGCGGCGGTGTTCCGTTCGCGTCTGGGCGCGTGGTGGATCGGGGTCGCCCTGCTGCTGTGGGTCGTGGCGGAGTTCGGGCTCAGCGGCATGGGCGTCTGGGCGTCCGTCGCCTCGGGCGGGCTCCTGTTCGCCGCGTTCGGCGGCCTCGCTGCCGTCGTGCTGCGCAGCGACCTGCGCGACTGGATGACCGCGAGCGAGGTCGAGGCGCCGCAGCACGACCTCGCGCCGACCGCCTGACCGGGCCGCACGTCGGCTCCGCGTCAGGCGGAGCCGACGGCCGTCACCCCTGCGGCGTCGGGACGCCTTCGAACTCCCAGTGCCACGGCTCCGGCAGGGCCCCGTTCTCGCGGGCCCAGCCGGGCAGCTCCCAGCCGAACTTCGGTGCGTTGGCGCGCATCCAGCGGTGGGCCGCCGTGCCGAACCGGTTGATCCCGGAGCCGAGGTCGACGGCGACGCCCCAGCCGTGGTTCGAGGTGCCGGGGATGGCGGCCATGCGGCCGTGGGTGCGGCGGACGGCTACCTGCCCGGCGAACGAGCGGTAGGAGCTCGTGATGTGCATGTGGTGGCCGAACTCGGCGTAGAACGCGGCGTTGAGGCGCTCGAGCTGCGCGGCGGCGTCCGGGCGCAGCCGGTGGTTCGTGGCCCAGGACAGCGGGGTGAGCACCGACATGGGCAGACGGCCGTTCTCGTAGCCGGCCGTCGCCGTCTCGTACCGGCTGAGCCGTTCGGCGTCCGCGACACCGGCGGCGGCCTGCTCGGCCAGGACCTGCGCGGGGGTCAGGGCGGCGGGCTCGACGTCGACGGTCGCGGGGGTGGCGAGCGCCAGCACCGCCTCGAGCTCGGCGACCATGCGCTCGAGCGCGTACGTGACGACCTCGGGCTCTTCGGGGGCGGCTTCCGGGTCGGCGCCGAGGCTCTCGGACGCCTCGTGGATGACGGTCTCGACGGCGGCGGACAGGTCCTCGTCGTCGGTGGTCTCGACCTCGTGGCCCTCGACGGCCTCCGCGCGGCGGGTCAGCTCGAGCACGACGGCGGAGGCGCCGATCACCTCTTCGCGCAGCTCCGGGCTGGTGCGGGCTTCGGTGGCGACGAGCTCGGCGGCCTTCTGGAGGGCCTGCGCGGCGGCGTCGACGGGGGTGGCGAGCGCGGCGGGAGCCGGGCCCTCGACGAGGTACGCGGGGCCGCGCTCCTGGTCGCGGCTGGCCGCGCCGGTCCGGGTGCCGACGACGAGCACGCCCTCGGCTGCGGTGGGGGTGTCCCCGCGGGGGGACGAGGCTGCGTGGTCGACCGTGACGCCGGCGATGAGGATCGCGGAGGTGACCGCGGCGACCGAACCGGTCTGCACCGCGCGGCGGCGCTGGGTGCGGCGGCGGCGCACGTCGGTGCGGGCTGCCAGACGGCGTGCCGCCCGGTTGCCCCGTCCTTCGCCGGCGGCGTCCGACGGCGCGGGGAGCGGCCTGTCGGGACGGTGCACCGAGGAACGGCTCGGGTACTGCTGCGGCATGGGCCTGCCTCGGGACGGCGACACGGACCCGTCGACAGTAGGAGGCCCCGGAGGTCACGGAACGGCAACGACGCGTTGTGCGGGGTCCGCTGGCCGCGGGCTGTCGCGTCGACGGCCCGGGCGACGCGTGCCGCACGCGGCGGCGGCGCCCCGTGCGCCCCGGGGCGCCGCCCGCCCGTCAGGCGGCCAGGCGGGTGATGAGCACGCGCCACTCGAGCGGGCCCTCGGTGAGGAACTCCGTCTCGATCGGGGCGCGCTTCGAGAGCTGGGCCAGCAGCGGCATCGGCGCGTGCGGGGCGATGATCACGAGCGAGGCGCCGGGGCGGACCTGGTCGAACGCACCGAAGACGGCGCCGTGGCGGACGGCGTGCGGGATGCCGCGCACGTCCAGGACGGGGATCTCGTCGGCGTGCTCCCCGCAGCCGCACGACCCCCCGCTGGGGGCGGTGCCGACGGCA
The Xylanimonas cellulosilytica DSM 15894 DNA segment above includes these coding regions:
- a CDS encoding O-methyltransferase, with translation MTQQPATATDADHTDPSATWAEVDDYFAAALAGEDDALVHAAESAAATTMPEAAVTANQGAFLALLARVAGARRVLEFGTLAGYSTIWLARAVGEQGHVVTLELEERNAAVARQNLVRAGVAERVEVRVGPAADSGRALVEAGVEPFDLVFIDADKPSNPLYLAAALELTRPGAVIVVDNVVRGGAVLDADSDDPRVQGVRAVVDAIAANDGLEATTLQTVGGKGWDGMIVARRR
- a CDS encoding alpha/beta fold hydrolase; protein product: MHLDVDGTRIAYHLRGTEGAPVLVLLHGMGAASDASSWAPVAEDLARDHRLVVPDLRGHGDSGRPGTYTLAEMADDVAALLDRLGVERATVVGHSMGGLVAIALTLARPDLVEALVVEDSPPPRPGDWPPVDVTPPQRPGGPVSYDDEVRPAILRELDRRDPSWARRLGEITVPTLVVGGARSDIDQEALARMARRFAAGRMETIDAGHTIHGEAPDQFLALLRGWLPR
- a CDS encoding GyrI-like domain-containing protein, whose protein sequence is MKVDLKREIPTYSARQGRFDVVTVAPAQFLAIDGHGDPDTSPAYAAALSTLYPVAYACKFLSKNELGRDYVVMPLEALWWADDLVAFTVARDKSRWDWTAMILTPEWIGADHVAAAVAAVGRKGGAPALDLLRLEPLDEGLCVQTLHVGPYDAEGPVLARMHDDVIPSHGLHPTGKHHEVYLGDPRRTAPEKLRTILRQPVAHAT
- a CDS encoding ABC transporter permease, which translates into the protein MTDARTTPTHALTDGTTMTALAVPTSTDRAGGATTLRQLGLIAQWQARRLATWLPLLVVVQVLLSVTTVFGYGLLVGDPPPAAAAYLATGAATVTLVMVGLVMAPQQVAQARTEGSYAWMRTLPVPRWVFLAADLLVWSLVALPGTVLGVVAGAWRFDVDLSISAWIVVAAPLVSLIAATVGYSMATVLPPQVAQLLTQVLVFLVLLFSPISFPAERMPGWLATAHDWLPLEPMADLMRATLMSDAFTMPARSVLVLAAWTAIALFGAGRALTRRT
- a CDS encoding TetR/AcrR family transcriptional regulator, with translation MTDTEDLRAASRALKDAISGLSRALGQGLADVGADVGREVAAELSDAARELQAELSGAAAATAERGARRSAKAEQTRADLLAAAAKMFAEHGYEAASVADLAKAAGYTKGALYAHFGSKEDLFFALVDEGDVAGDSIVHDELTDILLSLEAYLYALRHPQARPRFQPIAEQQLRNHARRIHAARTGDDGEPTREDIETAMGHAALWAMGGVMAQILPDGWDAPGAFRRLGDRLGGGAPG
- a CDS encoding response regulator; translation: MSGADVYPSGPGGLDRDGREVSVLVVDDQDLVRAGFRLILERAGIEVLGEAADGAQAVEQVAALRPDVVLMDVRMPHLDGIEATRRILARAGTAVRVIVLTTFDLDEYVYGAIRAGASGYLLKDVSPRGLVTAVRAVADGEAMLSPAVLTRMLDQYVARPPAGVALPPAIAALTDREREVARNVARGLSNAQIAARLFLSEATVKTYVSRLLTKLGLRDRVQIAVLAYETGLVRVGERAED
- a CDS encoding sensor histidine kinase, whose protein sequence is MDRRRGHALQDAALAAVVGGLGLAETWVPFESVFGVGSPVVSTVGIVAAAALLSQRRLRPAASIGVFVVWLALGVATLGELHALFFGQIVPFMVALYSLARHGAPRVAWSGAASAALTLVFADLSMPVLQSFDEIVFHWTVLAVAFAVGWGLRTSEDRAIAAAVRASEAEARSRERTIAAIADERARIARELHDVLAHSVSMMVVQAGAAAEVVEDDPAFARRALESIRATGTESLDEVRRVVSILRAPDDAAGLDPQPGIAGLHGLVEEVRAAGIAVDLAVTGDVEAVPPGLALAVYRIAQESLTNVRKHADATAATVRVECGSDAITVAVIDDGRRTAEQVLEPGHGIIGMRERAGVYGGRLDARRTPDGFAVHAVLPWAAT
- a CDS encoding M15 family metallopeptidase, with product MPQQYPSRSSVHRPDRPLPAPSDAAGEGRGNRAARRLAARTDVRRRRTQRRRAVQTGSVAAVTSAILIAGVTVDHAASSPRGDTPTAAEGVLVVGTRTGAASRDQERGPAYLVEGPAPAALATPVDAAAQALQKAAELVATEARTSPELREEVIGASAVVLELTRRAEAVEGHEVETTDDEDLSAAVETVIHEASESLGADPEAAPEEPEVVTYALERMVAELEAVLALATPATVDVEPAALTPAQVLAEQAAAGVADAERLSRYETATAGYENGRLPMSVLTPLSWATNHRLRPDAAAQLERLNAAFYAEFGHHMHITSSYRSFAGQVAVRRTHGRMAAIPGTSNHGWGVAVDLGSGINRFGTAAHRWMRANAPKFGWELPGWARENGALPEPWHWEFEGVPTPQG
- a CDS encoding DUF2249 domain-containing protein, whose protein sequence is MSEPVEILRSAPADAVGTAPSGGSCGCGEHADEIPVLDVRGIPHAVRHGAVFGAFDQVRPGASLVIIAPHAPMPLLAQLSKRAPIETEFLTEGPLEWRVLITRLAA